A region from the Acyrthosiphon pisum isolate AL4f chromosome A1, pea_aphid_22Mar2018_4r6ur, whole genome shotgun sequence genome encodes:
- the LOC100568861 gene encoding uncharacterized protein LOC100568861, whose amino-acid sequence MVLISFVVLGLSCSFALAAPYNIRNLNDAVFSNPLGTKQCTVSGVLYNHSQKILFTDHCKACICIDGQIFCYWQCDDTAPADTMDEEIDSEPQSTSTTTNIISTTFEIDASSKSTNFVPHSSPSDVSQTTAVTPNEDAEPFCLVMGVRYKPGSVLPRDAGSCLECQCGQNSQIACSPKDCITLNSLTDEDTSEPDFYGNSGGDQNNGNFNMDMFAVNVV is encoded by the exons CCCCGTACAACATACGGAACTTAAACGACGCCGTGTTCTCCAACCCACTAGGGACAAAACAGTGTACAGTTTCAGGAGTGCTTTATAATCACAGTCAAAAG ATACTGTTTACCGACCACTGTAAGGCGTGCATTTGCATCGACGGGCAGATATTTTGCTATTGGCAATGCGACGACACAGCCCCTGCAGATACAATGGACGAAGAGATCGACAGCGAACCGCAATCCACGTCCACGACGacaaaca taatttCGACTACCTTCGAAATCGATGCGAGTTCGAAATCGACAAACTTTGTACCGCACTCGAGCCCCTCGGACGTTTCGCAGACAACCGCCGTGACACCCAACGAAGACGCCGAGCCGTTTTGCCTCGTTAtgg GTGTCAGATATAAGCCGGGCAGTGTTTTGCCGAGGGACGCGGGATCCTGTCTGGAATGCCAGTGCGGCCAAAACTCGCAGATCGCGTGCAGCCCGAAGGACTGCATAACGTTGAATTCGTTGACCGACGAAGACACTTCCGAACCGGATTTCTACGGCAATAGCGGCGGTGATCAGAACAACGGAAATTTCAACATGGACATGTTTGCCGTCAACGTCGTTTGA